From the Saimiri boliviensis isolate mSaiBol1 chromosome X, mSaiBol1.pri, whole genome shotgun sequence genome, one window contains:
- the LOC101029099 gene encoding LOW QUALITY PROTEIN: ERBB receptor feedback inhibitor 1 (The sequence of the model RefSeq protein was modified relative to this genomic sequence to represent the inferred CDS: inserted 2 bases in 1 codon) encodes MSTAGIAAQEIRVPLKTGFLHNGRAMGNMRKTCWSSRSEFTNNFLNIDPITMAYDLNPSAQERLIPFGHASRSAPMNGHCFAENGPSQKTSLPPLLIPPSENFGLHEEDQVVCGFKKLTVNGVCVSTPPLTPIKNSSSLFPCAPLCERGXLPPLPISESLSLDDTDCEVEFLTSSDTDFLLEDSTLSDFKYDVPGRRSFRGCGQINYAYFDTPAISAADLSYMSDQNGGVPDLNPPPPQTHRILRRSHSGPAGSFNKPAIRISSCCIHRASPNSDEDKPEVPPRVPIPPRPVKPDYRRWSAEVTSSTYSDEDRLPKVPPREPLSPSNSRTPSPKSLPSYLNGVMPPTQSFAPDPKYVSSKALQRQNSEGSANKVPCILPIIENGKKVSSTHYYLLPERPPYLDKYEKFFREAEETNAGAQIQPLPADCSIASATEKPDSKTKMDLGGHVKRKHFSYVVSP; translated from the exons ATGTCAACAGCAGGAATTGCTGCTCAGGAGATCAGAGTCCCATTAAAAACTGGATTTCTGCATAATGGCCGAGCCATGGGGAATATGAGGAAGACTTGCTGGAGCAGTCGCAGTGAGTTTacaaacaactttttaaatattgatcCCATAACCATGGCCTATGATCTGAACCCTTCTGCTCAGGAGCGCCTAATACCATTTGGGCACGCTTCCAGATCTGCTCCGATGAATGGCCACTGCTTTGCAGAAAACGGTCCATCTCAAAAGACCAGCTTGCCCCCTCTTCTTATTCCCCCAAGTGAAAACTTTGGACTACATGAAGAGGATCAAGTTGTATGTGGTTTTAAGAAACTCACAGTGAATGGGGTTTGTGTTTCCACTCCTCCACTGACACCCATCAAAAACTCCTCTTCCCTTTTCCCCTGTGCCCCGCTTTGTGAACGGGG TCTTCCACCGTTGCCAATCTCCGAATCCCTCTCTCTGGATGACACGGACTGCGAGGTGGAATTCCTAACTAGCTCAGATACAGACTTCCTTTTAGAAGACTctacactttctgatttcaaatatgATGTTCCTGGCAGGCGAAGCTTCCGTGGGTGTGGACAAATTAACTATGCATATTTTGATACCCCAGCTATTTCTGCAGCAGACCTCAGCTACATGTCTGACCAAAATGGAGGTGTGCCAGATCTGAATCCTCCTCCACCTCAGACCCACCGAATATTAAGAAGGTCTCATTCGGGACCAGCTGGCTCCTTTAACAAGCCAGCCATAAGGATATCCAGCTGTTGCATACACAGAGCTTCTCCTAACTCCGATGAAGACAAACCTGAGGTTCCCCCCAGAGTTCCCATACCTCCTAGGCCGGTAAAGCCAGACTATAGAAGATGGTCAGCAGAAGTTACTTCGAGCACCTATAGTGATGAAGACAGGCTTCCCAAAGTACCGCCAAGAGAACCTTTGTCACCAAGTAACTCGCGCACACCGAGTCCCAAAAGCCTCCCATCTTACCTCAATGGGGTCATGCCCCCAACACAGAGCTTTGCCCCTGATCCCAAGTATGTCAGCAGCAAAGCCCTGCAGAGACAGAACAGCGAAGGATCTGCCAATAAGGTTCCTTGCATTCTGCCCATTATTGAGAATGGGAAGAAGGTTAGTTCAACACATTATTACCTACTACCTGAGCGGCCACCATACCTggacaaatatgaaaaattttttagggaagcagaagaaacaaatgCAGGTGCCCAAATCCAGCCATTACCTGCTGACTGCAGTATAGCTTCAGCCACagagaagccagactcaaaaacaaaaatggatctGGGGGGCCACGTGAAGCGTAAACATTTCTCCTATGTGGTTTCTCCTTAG